One genomic segment of Natrononativus amylolyticus includes these proteins:
- a CDS encoding PQQ-binding-like beta-propeller repeat protein: MTGWNQFRGDGRNSGRRSELEGPERLETAWTADPAGAIRTDPVLDRAAVYVGTDRALYAFGRKDGHRRWVLERLESAPVTPVVTRDRCFVATTGGAVFALEATTGDRLWETALAGDLDPDAALTVADDLLVVGTSAGVTALETTTGDERWSREATGGVVGSPAVDDGRVYVGTTEQVVHAYDLDGEGDESEERVDAGPAAEPGTDEATSRGALDASKSISLDAMAQEEETDSSDARWTAPINGTIVDAPTVDGGRVYVADDAGRLFSLDGETGQTYFTYETDGAFTAAPTVVGDAAFVAGDDNYVHIVETSFGTRKLRGWLFSKKGIALDSAIRANPVVAGDVLCASDADGTMYGIDVADPDFEWQFGLESPATSTPAVAEGRLYVGCADDRLYCLSWVETPDRR, translated from the coding sequence AACCAGTTCAGGGGCGACGGGCGGAACTCGGGGCGACGTTCGGAGCTCGAGGGACCGGAACGCCTCGAGACGGCGTGGACCGCCGACCCGGCCGGTGCGATTCGGACCGACCCCGTCCTCGACCGCGCGGCGGTCTACGTGGGCACCGATCGCGCGCTGTACGCGTTCGGCCGCAAGGACGGCCACCGCCGCTGGGTGCTCGAGCGCCTCGAGTCCGCCCCCGTGACGCCGGTCGTCACCCGCGACCGCTGTTTCGTCGCGACGACCGGCGGCGCCGTCTTCGCGCTCGAGGCGACGACCGGCGACCGGCTGTGGGAGACCGCGCTGGCGGGCGACCTCGACCCCGACGCTGCGCTCACCGTCGCCGACGACCTCCTCGTCGTCGGAACCTCGGCGGGGGTGACGGCGCTCGAGACCACGACCGGCGACGAGCGGTGGTCGCGGGAGGCGACCGGCGGCGTCGTCGGCTCGCCGGCGGTCGACGACGGACGCGTCTACGTGGGGACGACGGAGCAGGTCGTTCACGCCTACGACCTTGACGGCGAGGGAGACGAGAGCGAGGAGCGAGTCGACGCGGGCCCGGCGGCTGAGCCGGGAACGGACGAAGCGACGTCCCGCGGCGCGCTCGACGCCTCGAAGTCCATCAGTCTGGACGCGATGGCGCAGGAGGAGGAGACGGACTCGAGTGACGCACGCTGGACGGCACCGATCAACGGGACGATCGTCGACGCCCCGACGGTCGACGGGGGGCGGGTGTACGTCGCCGACGACGCGGGGCGGCTGTTCTCCCTCGACGGCGAGACCGGCCAGACCTACTTCACCTACGAGACCGACGGCGCGTTCACCGCGGCGCCGACGGTCGTCGGCGACGCCGCGTTCGTCGCCGGCGACGACAACTACGTCCACATCGTCGAGACGAGCTTCGGCACCCGCAAACTCCGCGGCTGGCTGTTTTCGAAGAAGGGGATCGCACTCGACAGCGCGATTCGGGCGAACCCGGTCGTCGCCGGCGACGTCCTCTGTGCCAGCGACGCGGACGGAACGATGTACGGAATCGACGTCGCCGACCCCGACTTCGAGTGGCAGTTCGGCCTCGAGAGCCCCGCCACGTCTACGCCCGCGGTCGCGGAGGGGCGGCTGTACGTCGGCTGTGCGGACGACCGGCTGTACTGTCTCTCCTGGGTCGAAACCCCCGACAGGCGGTAG